In Poecilia reticulata strain Guanapo linkage group LG17, Guppy_female_1.0+MT, whole genome shotgun sequence, the following proteins share a genomic window:
- the gpr35b gene encoding G-protein coupled receptor 35 → MKFKMCSNDNITTNXTSNTTDTCVSSVLEGLGYGLVFLLGLVINXAALWAFXAKRASWTDTHIYMLNLALADFTLVLFLPFRIYDAFFCLPKTLLCTVLIFIHFVNMYASIMTTTAISLHRYLTVRFPLQARSWKRRKAAAVAVCLLIWVGLVLIVVVFRNDNHPEKLWTCYERCKNQTISPEITSIMLSLGYLAPLLIIVFCSSRIIRILGKEQNKSEERKSIVGIIKANMIVFLVCYTPIHIAHVVSLLYKVPQNWRDVYLPSHKFLQVSEWIASTNCCFDSISYYFLLKTFYAQ, encoded by the coding sequence ATGAAGTTCAAAATGTGCTCCAATGACAACATAACCACTAATGMAACCAGTAACACCACCGATACATGCGTCAGCAGCGTTCTGGAGGGTTTGGGTTACGGCCTTGTGTTTCTCCTGGGTCTCGTCATCAACRGCGCTGCTCTGTGGGCCTTCRTCGCAAAGCGGGCMTCCTGGACCGACACCCACATCTACATGCTGAACTTGGCTCTGGCTGACTTTACCCTGGTCCTTTTCCTTCCCTTCAGGATTTACGACGCCTTTTTCTGCCTGCCTAAGACTTTGCTCTGCACTGTCCtaatttttattcactttgtcAACATGTACGCCAGCATCATGACCACGACAGCCATCAGCCTCCACCGCTACCTGACCGTCAGGTTCCCGCTGCAGGCCAGATCATGGAAGAGGAGAAAGGCGGCAGCTGTCGCCGTCTGCTTGCTCATCTGGGTGGGTTTGGTTTTAATCGTTGTTGTTTTTCGCAACGATAACCATCCTGAAAAACTCTGGACATGCTATGAAAGATGTAAAAATCAGACAATCAGTCCAGAAATCACCTCAATCATGTTGTCTCTTGGCTACCTGGCTCCTCTGCTGATAATTGTGTTCTGTTCCAGTCGGATCATCCGTATTTTGGGGAAAGAGCAAAACAAGTCAGAGGAAAGGAAAAGTATCGTRGgaataataaaagcaaacatgatTGTGTTTCTTGTCTGCTACACACCAATCCACATTGCGCATGTGGTAAGTTTGCTCTACAAGGTTCCACAAAACTGGAGGGACGTWTATCTACCGAGTCATAAGTTTTTACAAGTGTCTGAATGGATCGCCTCCACAAACTGCTGCTTTGATTCYATCAGctactattttttattaaagacgTTTTACGCTCAGTGA